One Nicotiana sylvestris chromosome 12, ASM39365v2, whole genome shotgun sequence genomic window carries:
- the LOC104221392 gene encoding protein FATTY ACID EXPORT 1, chloroplastic-like: MSLAISQFSCFSSMNRRLLVQFHTRPLHPCSPLPFKVIAMNNDGHGTDESSLGSRNSLSYATDSSKSLNGTSSNSYSAPEEYVTRKEMNESVQENSSSQPKKAAKIHDFCLGIPFGGLVFTGGLIGFIFSRNPATLSSGVLFGGALLALSTISMKVWRQGKTSFPFILGQAVLAAALLWKNMQTFSLTGKLFPTGFSAAISAAMFCFYSYVILSGGNPPPKKLKASTSVTS, translated from the exons ATGTCTTTGGCGATCTCTCAGTTCTCTTGCTTCTCTTCAATGAATCGCAGATTATTGGTACAATTTCACACTCGACCACTGCACCCATGTTCTCCTCTTCCCTTCAAG GTAATTGCTATGAATAACGACGGACATGGCACGGACGAATCCAGTTTAGGGAGCAGGAATTCTTTAAGTTATGCAACAGATTCATCAAAATCACTTAATGGAACTTCATCCAACTCATATTCTGCACCAGAAGAATATGTTACTAGGAAAGAAATGAATGAGTCGGTGCAAGAAAACTCCAGCAGCCAGCCAAAAAAGGCTGCAAAAATTCATGATTTTTGTTTAGGAATTCCCTTCG GTGGTCTTGTTTTCACGGGGGGGCTTATTGGTTTTATTTTCTCAAGAAATCCAGCCACATTAAGCAGTGGTGTTCTTTTTGGAGGTGCGTTATTGGCCCTCAGCACCATTAGCATGAAGGTCTGGAGACAGGGGAAAACTAGCTTTCCATTCATACTGGGTCAAGCAG TACTTGCTGCGGCCCTTCTGTGGAAAAATATGCAGACCTTCTCACTG ACGGGAAAATTGTTCCCTACTGGCTTTTCCGCTGCCATCAG TGCTGCGATGTTCTGCTTCTACTCCTATGTGATACTGTCTGGGGGTAATCCACCACCCAAGAAGTTGAAGGCATCTACTTCAGTGACATCTTAG